Proteins encoded in a region of the Zea mays cultivar B73 chromosome 4, Zm-B73-REFERENCE-NAM-5.0, whole genome shotgun sequence genome:
- the LOC103654038 gene encoding protein FAM32A, giving the protein MLEYQNVVGGRLQLKGKALDVKDGGVKKKKKKYQREESSQTESDKNGDEKNSHSNYDHLTRAERRYMEQKQKIDIKKMAKVANKSYKDRMQDFNQYLANLSEHYDIPKVGPG; this is encoded by the coding sequence ATGTTGGAATACCAAAACGTCGTTGGAGGACGGCTGCAGCTGAAGGGTAAAGCGTTGGACGTGAAGGATGGTGGagtaaagaaaaagaagaagaagtacCAGCGTGAGGAGTCGTCTCAGACTGAATCTGATAAGAATGGAGACGAAAAGAACTCACATTCTAACTATGACCATCTCACACGAGCAGAGCGCCGCTACATGGAACAGAAGCAGAAGATCGACATAAAGAAGATGGCCAAAGTCGCAAACAAGTCGTACAAGGACCGCATGCAGGACTTCAACCAATACCTGGCTAACCTCAGCGAGCACTATGATATCCCCAAAGTTGGTCCTGGCTAA